The Chlorocebus sabaeus isolate Y175 chromosome 6, mChlSab1.0.hap1, whole genome shotgun sequence genome has a segment encoding these proteins:
- the ZNF544 gene encoding zinc finger protein 544 isoform X2, protein MEARSKLVPPQASVCFEDVAMAFTQEEWEQLDLAQRTLYREVTLETWEHIVSLGLFLSKSDVISQLEQEEDLCRAEQVAPRDWKTTLEENRLNSEKDRAREELSHHVEVKQCVQEEPPCLVSLGQAHNQSNQLREHQENSLRFMVLTSERLFPQREHCELELGGSYSLPSTLSLLPTTLPASAGFPKPNSQVKEFKQNSTFMNHEKNGAGGKHCENRQHARALCQSIYLSKLGNTETGKKNPCEHIVGHDSLNYSSSLCFHGKTFSVKKSDDCKDYGNLFSHSVSLNEQKPVHFGKSQYECDECREACSESLCLVQTERSDPGGTSFRGEEGCAAFPMASSFSDCNIIQTTEKSSVCNQCGNSFSCCCKRIYQRTQTGEKPFECTHCGKSFSQSYDLVVHQRTHTGEKPYECDLCGKSFTQRSKLITHQRIHTGEKPYQCVECGKSFRWNSNLIVHQRIHTGEKPYECTHCGKSFSQSYELVTHTRTHTGEKPFKCTQCGKSFSQKYDLVVHQRTHTGEKPYECNLCGKSFSQSSKLITHQRIHTGEKPYLCIECGKSFRWNSNLVIHQRIHTGEKPYECTHCGKSFSQSYQLVAHKRTHTGEKPYECNQCGKAFNRSTQLIRHLQIHTGEKPYKCNQCDKAFARSSYLVMHQRTHTGEKPFECSRCGKAFTGSSNLLSHQRIHSGEKPYECSDCGKSFRQRSQLVVHRRTHTGEKP, encoded by the exons ATGGAAGCACGTTCTAAGCTGGTTCCGCCCCAG GCATCTGTGTGCTTCGAGGACGTGGCTATGGCATTCACACAGGAGGAGTGGGAACAGCTGGACCTGGCCCAGAGGACACTGTACCGAGAGGTGACACTGGAGACCTGGGAGCATATTGTCTCCCTGG GGCTTTTCCTTTCCAAATCTGATGTGATCTCTCAGCTGGAGCAAGAAGAGGACCTGTGCAGGGCAGAGCAGGTGGCCCCCCGAG ACTGGAAGACTACCCTTGAGGAGAATAGGTTGAATTCTGAAAAAGATCGAGCTAGGGAAGAACTGTCCCACCACGTGGAAGTGAAACAATGTGTACAGGAGGAGCCACCCTGTTTGGTGTCATTAGGACAAGCGCACAATCAGAGCAACCAGTTAAGGGAACACCAGGAGAACTCCTTGAGGTTCATGGTACTCACCTCAGAGAGACTGTTTCCTCAAAGAGAACACTGTGAGCTTGAACTTGGGGGAAGTTATTCTCTACCTTCTACTTTAAGCCTTCTACCTACGACATTACCTGCAAGTGCAGGTTTCCCTAAGCCTAACTCACAGGTTAAAGAGTTTAAACAAAATTCAACTTTCATGAATCATGAGAAAAATGGAGCAGGTGGGAAGCACTGTGAGAATCGTCAGCATGCCAGAGCCTTGTGTCAGAGCATTTACTTGAGTAAACTTGGAAACactgaaacaggaaagaaaaacccTTGTGAACATATTGTTGGTCATGACTCTCTCAACTATAGTTCCTCCCTTTGTTTTCATGGTAAAACTTTTTCAGTGAAGAAAAGTGATGACTGTAAGGATTATGGAAATCTCTTCAGTCACAGTGTGTCTCTGAATGAACAGAAGCCAGTGCATTTTGGAAAAAGTCAGTATGAGTGTGATGAATGCAGAGAAGCCTGTTCTGAGAGTCTGTGCCTTGTACAAACAGAAAGAAGTGACCCTGGAGGGACCTCCTTCAGAGGTGAGGAAGGCTGTGCTGCCTTCCCTATGGCCTCATCTTTTTCTGACTGTAATATCATTCAGACTACAGAGAAGTCATCTGTGTGTAATCAGTGTGGAAATTCTTTCAGCTGTTGTTGTAAGCGCATATACCAGAGAACACAAACTGGAGAAAAGCCCTTCGAATGTACTCATTGTGGGAAATCTTTTAGTCAGAGCTATGACCTTGTCGTACATCAGAGGAcacacactggagagaagccctatgAGTGCGACCTATGTGGGAAATCCTTCACCCAGCGATCCAAACTTATTACGCATCAGcgaattcacactggagaaaaaccgTATCAGTGTGTTGAATGTGGAAAATCCTTCAGGTGGAACTCTAACCTCATTgtacatcagagaattcatactggagagaaaccgtaCGAGTGCACTCACTGTGGAAAGTCCTTCAGCCAAAGCTATGAGTTAGTTACACATACAAGAACCCACACTGGAGAAAAGCCCTTCAAATGTACTCAATGTGGGAAATCTTTCAGCCAGAAGTATGATCTTGTCGTACATCAGAGGAcacacactggagagaagccctatgAGTGCAACCTGTGTGGGAAATCCTTCTCCCAGAGTTCCAAACTTATTACTCATCAGcgaattcacactggagaaaaaccgTATCTGTGTATCGAATGTGGGAAATCCTTCAGGTGGAACTCTAACCTTGTCAtccatcagagaattcatactggggaGAAACCGTACGAGTGCACTCACTGTGGAAAGTCCTTCAGCCAAAGCTATCAATTAGTTGCACATAAAAGAACTCATACTGGAGAAAAGCCCTATGAATGTAACCAGTGTGGAAAAGCCTTCAATCGAAGCACTCAGCTCATCAGGCATCTGCAAATTCACACTGGGGAAAAGCCGTACAAATGCAATCAGTGTGATAAAGCCTTTGCGAGGAGCTCCTACCTTGTGAtgcatcagagaactcacactgGTGAGAAACCTTTTGAGTGCAGTCggtgtgggaaagcctttacaGGGAGCTCTAACCTTCTTTCCCATCAGAGAATTCattctggagagaaaccctacgaatgtaGTGACTGTGGGAAATCCTTCCGGCAGCGATCTCAGCTTGTAGTGCATCGACGGacacatactggagagaaaccttag
- the ZNF544 gene encoding zinc finger protein 544 isoform X3, which translates to MAFTQEEWEQLDLAQRTLYREVTLETWEHIVSLGLFLSKSDVISQLEQEEDLCRAEQVAPRDWKTTLEENRLNSEKDRAREELSHHVEVKQCVQEEPPCLVSLGQAHNQSNQLREHQENSLRFMVLTSERLFPQREHCELELGGSYSLPSTLSLLPTTLPASAGFPKPNSQVKEFKQNSTFMNHEKNGAGGKHCENRQHARALCQSIYLSKLGNTETGKKNPCEHIVGHDSLNYSSSLCFHGKTFSVKKSDDCKDYGNLFSHSVSLNEQKPVHFGKSQYECDECREACSESLCLVQTERSDPGGTSFRGEEGCAAFPMASSFSDCNIIQTTEKSSVCNQCGNSFSCCCKRIYQRTQTGEKPFECTHCGKSFSQSYDLVVHQRTHTGEKPYECDLCGKSFTQRSKLITHQRIHTGEKPYQCVECGKSFRWNSNLIVHQRIHTGEKPYECTHCGKSFSQSYELVTHTRTHTGEKPFKCTQCGKSFSQKYDLVVHQRTHTGEKPYECNLCGKSFSQSSKLITHQRIHTGEKPYLCIECGKSFRWNSNLVIHQRIHTGEKPYECTHCGKSFSQSYQLVAHKRTHTGEKPYECNQCGKAFNRSTQLIRHLQIHTGEKPYKCNQCDKAFARSSYLVMHQRTHTGEKPFECSRCGKAFTGSSNLLSHQRIHSGEKPYECSDCGKSFRQRSQLVVHRRTHTGEKP; encoded by the exons ATGGCATTCACACAGGAGGAGTGGGAACAGCTGGACCTGGCCCAGAGGACACTGTACCGAGAGGTGACACTGGAGACCTGGGAGCATATTGTCTCCCTGG GGCTTTTCCTTTCCAAATCTGATGTGATCTCTCAGCTGGAGCAAGAAGAGGACCTGTGCAGGGCAGAGCAGGTGGCCCCCCGAG ACTGGAAGACTACCCTTGAGGAGAATAGGTTGAATTCTGAAAAAGATCGAGCTAGGGAAGAACTGTCCCACCACGTGGAAGTGAAACAATGTGTACAGGAGGAGCCACCCTGTTTGGTGTCATTAGGACAAGCGCACAATCAGAGCAACCAGTTAAGGGAACACCAGGAGAACTCCTTGAGGTTCATGGTACTCACCTCAGAGAGACTGTTTCCTCAAAGAGAACACTGTGAGCTTGAACTTGGGGGAAGTTATTCTCTACCTTCTACTTTAAGCCTTCTACCTACGACATTACCTGCAAGTGCAGGTTTCCCTAAGCCTAACTCACAGGTTAAAGAGTTTAAACAAAATTCAACTTTCATGAATCATGAGAAAAATGGAGCAGGTGGGAAGCACTGTGAGAATCGTCAGCATGCCAGAGCCTTGTGTCAGAGCATTTACTTGAGTAAACTTGGAAACactgaaacaggaaagaaaaacccTTGTGAACATATTGTTGGTCATGACTCTCTCAACTATAGTTCCTCCCTTTGTTTTCATGGTAAAACTTTTTCAGTGAAGAAAAGTGATGACTGTAAGGATTATGGAAATCTCTTCAGTCACAGTGTGTCTCTGAATGAACAGAAGCCAGTGCATTTTGGAAAAAGTCAGTATGAGTGTGATGAATGCAGAGAAGCCTGTTCTGAGAGTCTGTGCCTTGTACAAACAGAAAGAAGTGACCCTGGAGGGACCTCCTTCAGAGGTGAGGAAGGCTGTGCTGCCTTCCCTATGGCCTCATCTTTTTCTGACTGTAATATCATTCAGACTACAGAGAAGTCATCTGTGTGTAATCAGTGTGGAAATTCTTTCAGCTGTTGTTGTAAGCGCATATACCAGAGAACACAAACTGGAGAAAAGCCCTTCGAATGTACTCATTGTGGGAAATCTTTTAGTCAGAGCTATGACCTTGTCGTACATCAGAGGAcacacactggagagaagccctatgAGTGCGACCTATGTGGGAAATCCTTCACCCAGCGATCCAAACTTATTACGCATCAGcgaattcacactggagaaaaaccgTATCAGTGTGTTGAATGTGGAAAATCCTTCAGGTGGAACTCTAACCTCATTgtacatcagagaattcatactggagagaaaccgtaCGAGTGCACTCACTGTGGAAAGTCCTTCAGCCAAAGCTATGAGTTAGTTACACATACAAGAACCCACACTGGAGAAAAGCCCTTCAAATGTACTCAATGTGGGAAATCTTTCAGCCAGAAGTATGATCTTGTCGTACATCAGAGGAcacacactggagagaagccctatgAGTGCAACCTGTGTGGGAAATCCTTCTCCCAGAGTTCCAAACTTATTACTCATCAGcgaattcacactggagaaaaaccgTATCTGTGTATCGAATGTGGGAAATCCTTCAGGTGGAACTCTAACCTTGTCAtccatcagagaattcatactggggaGAAACCGTACGAGTGCACTCACTGTGGAAAGTCCTTCAGCCAAAGCTATCAATTAGTTGCACATAAAAGAACTCATACTGGAGAAAAGCCCTATGAATGTAACCAGTGTGGAAAAGCCTTCAATCGAAGCACTCAGCTCATCAGGCATCTGCAAATTCACACTGGGGAAAAGCCGTACAAATGCAATCAGTGTGATAAAGCCTTTGCGAGGAGCTCCTACCTTGTGAtgcatcagagaactcacactgGTGAGAAACCTTTTGAGTGCAGTCggtgtgggaaagcctttacaGGGAGCTCTAACCTTCTTTCCCATCAGAGAATTCattctggagagaaaccctacgaatgtaGTGACTGTGGGAAATCCTTCCGGCAGCGATCTCAGCTTGTAGTGCATCGACGGacacatactggagagaaaccttag
- the ZNF544 gene encoding zinc finger protein 544 isoform X5, with translation MVLTSERLFPQREHCELELGGSYSLPSTLSLLPTTLPASAGFPKPNSQVKEFKQNSTFMNHEKNGAGGKHCENRQHARALCQSIYLSKLGNTETGKKNPCEHIVGHDSLNYSSSLCFHGKTFSVKKSDDCKDYGNLFSHSVSLNEQKPVHFGKSQYECDECREACSESLCLVQTERSDPGGTSFRGEEGCAAFPMASSFSDCNIIQTTEKSSVCNQCGNSFSCCCKRIYQRTQTGEKPFECTHCGKSFSQSYDLVVHQRTHTGEKPYECDLCGKSFTQRSKLITHQRIHTGEKPYQCVECGKSFRWNSNLIVHQRIHTGEKPYECTHCGKSFSQSYELVTHTRTHTGEKPFKCTQCGKSFSQKYDLVVHQRTHTGEKPYECNLCGKSFSQSSKLITHQRIHTGEKPYLCIECGKSFRWNSNLVIHQRIHTGEKPYECTHCGKSFSQSYQLVAHKRTHTGEKPYECNQCGKAFNRSTQLIRHLQIHTGEKPYKCNQCDKAFARSSYLVMHQRTHTGEKPFECSRCGKAFTGSSNLLSHQRIHSGEKPYECSDCGKSFRQRSQLVVHRRTHTGEKP, from the coding sequence ATGGTACTCACCTCAGAGAGACTGTTTCCTCAAAGAGAACACTGTGAGCTTGAACTTGGGGGAAGTTATTCTCTACCTTCTACTTTAAGCCTTCTACCTACGACATTACCTGCAAGTGCAGGTTTCCCTAAGCCTAACTCACAGGTTAAAGAGTTTAAACAAAATTCAACTTTCATGAATCATGAGAAAAATGGAGCAGGTGGGAAGCACTGTGAGAATCGTCAGCATGCCAGAGCCTTGTGTCAGAGCATTTACTTGAGTAAACTTGGAAACactgaaacaggaaagaaaaacccTTGTGAACATATTGTTGGTCATGACTCTCTCAACTATAGTTCCTCCCTTTGTTTTCATGGTAAAACTTTTTCAGTGAAGAAAAGTGATGACTGTAAGGATTATGGAAATCTCTTCAGTCACAGTGTGTCTCTGAATGAACAGAAGCCAGTGCATTTTGGAAAAAGTCAGTATGAGTGTGATGAATGCAGAGAAGCCTGTTCTGAGAGTCTGTGCCTTGTACAAACAGAAAGAAGTGACCCTGGAGGGACCTCCTTCAGAGGTGAGGAAGGCTGTGCTGCCTTCCCTATGGCCTCATCTTTTTCTGACTGTAATATCATTCAGACTACAGAGAAGTCATCTGTGTGTAATCAGTGTGGAAATTCTTTCAGCTGTTGTTGTAAGCGCATATACCAGAGAACACAAACTGGAGAAAAGCCCTTCGAATGTACTCATTGTGGGAAATCTTTTAGTCAGAGCTATGACCTTGTCGTACATCAGAGGAcacacactggagagaagccctatgAGTGCGACCTATGTGGGAAATCCTTCACCCAGCGATCCAAACTTATTACGCATCAGcgaattcacactggagaaaaaccgTATCAGTGTGTTGAATGTGGAAAATCCTTCAGGTGGAACTCTAACCTCATTgtacatcagagaattcatactggagagaaaccgtaCGAGTGCACTCACTGTGGAAAGTCCTTCAGCCAAAGCTATGAGTTAGTTACACATACAAGAACCCACACTGGAGAAAAGCCCTTCAAATGTACTCAATGTGGGAAATCTTTCAGCCAGAAGTATGATCTTGTCGTACATCAGAGGAcacacactggagagaagccctatgAGTGCAACCTGTGTGGGAAATCCTTCTCCCAGAGTTCCAAACTTATTACTCATCAGcgaattcacactggagaaaaaccgTATCTGTGTATCGAATGTGGGAAATCCTTCAGGTGGAACTCTAACCTTGTCAtccatcagagaattcatactggggaGAAACCGTACGAGTGCACTCACTGTGGAAAGTCCTTCAGCCAAAGCTATCAATTAGTTGCACATAAAAGAACTCATACTGGAGAAAAGCCCTATGAATGTAACCAGTGTGGAAAAGCCTTCAATCGAAGCACTCAGCTCATCAGGCATCTGCAAATTCACACTGGGGAAAAGCCGTACAAATGCAATCAGTGTGATAAAGCCTTTGCGAGGAGCTCCTACCTTGTGAtgcatcagagaactcacactgGTGAGAAACCTTTTGAGTGCAGTCggtgtgggaaagcctttacaGGGAGCTCTAACCTTCTTTCCCATCAGAGAATTCattctggagagaaaccctacgaatgtaGTGACTGTGGGAAATCCTTCCGGCAGCGATCTCAGCTTGTAGTGCATCGACGGacacatactggagagaaaccttag
- the ZNF544 gene encoding zinc finger protein 544 isoform X4 yields the protein MTMKLWDPLSGSLRCRMSTEAGGPQRSSGSQINEVREDWKTTLEENRLNSEKDRAREELSHHVEVKQCVQEEPPCLVSLGQAHNQSNQLREHQENSLRFMVLTSERLFPQREHCELELGGSYSLPSTLSLLPTTLPASAGFPKPNSQVKEFKQNSTFMNHEKNGAGGKHCENRQHARALCQSIYLSKLGNTETGKKNPCEHIVGHDSLNYSSSLCFHGKTFSVKKSDDCKDYGNLFSHSVSLNEQKPVHFGKSQYECDECREACSESLCLVQTERSDPGGTSFRGEEGCAAFPMASSFSDCNIIQTTEKSSVCNQCGNSFSCCCKRIYQRTQTGEKPFECTHCGKSFSQSYDLVVHQRTHTGEKPYECDLCGKSFTQRSKLITHQRIHTGEKPYQCVECGKSFRWNSNLIVHQRIHTGEKPYECTHCGKSFSQSYELVTHTRTHTGEKPFKCTQCGKSFSQKYDLVVHQRTHTGEKPYECNLCGKSFSQSSKLITHQRIHTGEKPYLCIECGKSFRWNSNLVIHQRIHTGEKPYECTHCGKSFSQSYQLVAHKRTHTGEKPYECNQCGKAFNRSTQLIRHLQIHTGEKPYKCNQCDKAFARSSYLVMHQRTHTGEKPFECSRCGKAFTGSSNLLSHQRIHSGEKPYECSDCGKSFRQRSQLVVHRRTHTGEKP from the exons ATGACCATGAAGCTATGGGATCCCCTCAGTGGAAGTCTGAGATGTAGAATGTCTACTGAAGCTGGTGGACCCCAAAGGTCTTCAGGCAGTCAAATAAATGAAGTAAGAGAAG ACTGGAAGACTACCCTTGAGGAGAATAGGTTGAATTCTGAAAAAGATCGAGCTAGGGAAGAACTGTCCCACCACGTGGAAGTGAAACAATGTGTACAGGAGGAGCCACCCTGTTTGGTGTCATTAGGACAAGCGCACAATCAGAGCAACCAGTTAAGGGAACACCAGGAGAACTCCTTGAGGTTCATGGTACTCACCTCAGAGAGACTGTTTCCTCAAAGAGAACACTGTGAGCTTGAACTTGGGGGAAGTTATTCTCTACCTTCTACTTTAAGCCTTCTACCTACGACATTACCTGCAAGTGCAGGTTTCCCTAAGCCTAACTCACAGGTTAAAGAGTTTAAACAAAATTCAACTTTCATGAATCATGAGAAAAATGGAGCAGGTGGGAAGCACTGTGAGAATCGTCAGCATGCCAGAGCCTTGTGTCAGAGCATTTACTTGAGTAAACTTGGAAACactgaaacaggaaagaaaaacccTTGTGAACATATTGTTGGTCATGACTCTCTCAACTATAGTTCCTCCCTTTGTTTTCATGGTAAAACTTTTTCAGTGAAGAAAAGTGATGACTGTAAGGATTATGGAAATCTCTTCAGTCACAGTGTGTCTCTGAATGAACAGAAGCCAGTGCATTTTGGAAAAAGTCAGTATGAGTGTGATGAATGCAGAGAAGCCTGTTCTGAGAGTCTGTGCCTTGTACAAACAGAAAGAAGTGACCCTGGAGGGACCTCCTTCAGAGGTGAGGAAGGCTGTGCTGCCTTCCCTATGGCCTCATCTTTTTCTGACTGTAATATCATTCAGACTACAGAGAAGTCATCTGTGTGTAATCAGTGTGGAAATTCTTTCAGCTGTTGTTGTAAGCGCATATACCAGAGAACACAAACTGGAGAAAAGCCCTTCGAATGTACTCATTGTGGGAAATCTTTTAGTCAGAGCTATGACCTTGTCGTACATCAGAGGAcacacactggagagaagccctatgAGTGCGACCTATGTGGGAAATCCTTCACCCAGCGATCCAAACTTATTACGCATCAGcgaattcacactggagaaaaaccgTATCAGTGTGTTGAATGTGGAAAATCCTTCAGGTGGAACTCTAACCTCATTgtacatcagagaattcatactggagagaaaccgtaCGAGTGCACTCACTGTGGAAAGTCCTTCAGCCAAAGCTATGAGTTAGTTACACATACAAGAACCCACACTGGAGAAAAGCCCTTCAAATGTACTCAATGTGGGAAATCTTTCAGCCAGAAGTATGATCTTGTCGTACATCAGAGGAcacacactggagagaagccctatgAGTGCAACCTGTGTGGGAAATCCTTCTCCCAGAGTTCCAAACTTATTACTCATCAGcgaattcacactggagaaaaaccgTATCTGTGTATCGAATGTGGGAAATCCTTCAGGTGGAACTCTAACCTTGTCAtccatcagagaattcatactggggaGAAACCGTACGAGTGCACTCACTGTGGAAAGTCCTTCAGCCAAAGCTATCAATTAGTTGCACATAAAAGAACTCATACTGGAGAAAAGCCCTATGAATGTAACCAGTGTGGAAAAGCCTTCAATCGAAGCACTCAGCTCATCAGGCATCTGCAAATTCACACTGGGGAAAAGCCGTACAAATGCAATCAGTGTGATAAAGCCTTTGCGAGGAGCTCCTACCTTGTGAtgcatcagagaactcacactgGTGAGAAACCTTTTGAGTGCAGTCggtgtgggaaagcctttacaGGGAGCTCTAACCTTCTTTCCCATCAGAGAATTCattctggagagaaaccctacgaatgtaGTGACTGTGGGAAATCCTTCCGGCAGCGATCTCAGCTTGTAGTGCATCGACGGacacatactggagagaaaccttag
- the ZNF544 gene encoding zinc finger protein 544 isoform X1 gives MNIPVGATAAARNSGSCSWRGARARPPATGSSAIVRCVQLIFCGLSTGGSQEPPGTAAPGGAYWTPEVIPAPDVDTFSSNDWSVEDLCPLHSNLFRCREEMEARSKLVPPQASVCFEDVAMAFTQEEWEQLDLAQRTLYREVTLETWEHIVSLGLFLSKSDVISQLEQEEDLCRAEQVAPRDWKTTLEENRLNSEKDRAREELSHHVEVKQCVQEEPPCLVSLGQAHNQSNQLREHQENSLRFMVLTSERLFPQREHCELELGGSYSLPSTLSLLPTTLPASAGFPKPNSQVKEFKQNSTFMNHEKNGAGGKHCENRQHARALCQSIYLSKLGNTETGKKNPCEHIVGHDSLNYSSSLCFHGKTFSVKKSDDCKDYGNLFSHSVSLNEQKPVHFGKSQYECDECREACSESLCLVQTERSDPGGTSFRGEEGCAAFPMASSFSDCNIIQTTEKSSVCNQCGNSFSCCCKRIYQRTQTGEKPFECTHCGKSFSQSYDLVVHQRTHTGEKPYECDLCGKSFTQRSKLITHQRIHTGEKPYQCVECGKSFRWNSNLIVHQRIHTGEKPYECTHCGKSFSQSYELVTHTRTHTGEKPFKCTQCGKSFSQKYDLVVHQRTHTGEKPYECNLCGKSFSQSSKLITHQRIHTGEKPYLCIECGKSFRWNSNLVIHQRIHTGEKPYECTHCGKSFSQSYQLVAHKRTHTGEKPYECNQCGKAFNRSTQLIRHLQIHTGEKPYKCNQCDKAFARSSYLVMHQRTHTGEKPFECSRCGKAFTGSSNLLSHQRIHSGEKPYECSDCGKSFRQRSQLVVHRRTHTGEKP, from the exons ACTGGTCTGTTGAGGACCTCTGCCCTCTACACAGCAACCTCTTCAGGTGCAGGGAGGAAATGGAAGCACGTTCTAAGCTGGTTCCGCCCCAG GCATCTGTGTGCTTCGAGGACGTGGCTATGGCATTCACACAGGAGGAGTGGGAACAGCTGGACCTGGCCCAGAGGACACTGTACCGAGAGGTGACACTGGAGACCTGGGAGCATATTGTCTCCCTGG GGCTTTTCCTTTCCAAATCTGATGTGATCTCTCAGCTGGAGCAAGAAGAGGACCTGTGCAGGGCAGAGCAGGTGGCCCCCCGAG ACTGGAAGACTACCCTTGAGGAGAATAGGTTGAATTCTGAAAAAGATCGAGCTAGGGAAGAACTGTCCCACCACGTGGAAGTGAAACAATGTGTACAGGAGGAGCCACCCTGTTTGGTGTCATTAGGACAAGCGCACAATCAGAGCAACCAGTTAAGGGAACACCAGGAGAACTCCTTGAGGTTCATGGTACTCACCTCAGAGAGACTGTTTCCTCAAAGAGAACACTGTGAGCTTGAACTTGGGGGAAGTTATTCTCTACCTTCTACTTTAAGCCTTCTACCTACGACATTACCTGCAAGTGCAGGTTTCCCTAAGCCTAACTCACAGGTTAAAGAGTTTAAACAAAATTCAACTTTCATGAATCATGAGAAAAATGGAGCAGGTGGGAAGCACTGTGAGAATCGTCAGCATGCCAGAGCCTTGTGTCAGAGCATTTACTTGAGTAAACTTGGAAACactgaaacaggaaagaaaaacccTTGTGAACATATTGTTGGTCATGACTCTCTCAACTATAGTTCCTCCCTTTGTTTTCATGGTAAAACTTTTTCAGTGAAGAAAAGTGATGACTGTAAGGATTATGGAAATCTCTTCAGTCACAGTGTGTCTCTGAATGAACAGAAGCCAGTGCATTTTGGAAAAAGTCAGTATGAGTGTGATGAATGCAGAGAAGCCTGTTCTGAGAGTCTGTGCCTTGTACAAACAGAAAGAAGTGACCCTGGAGGGACCTCCTTCAGAGGTGAGGAAGGCTGTGCTGCCTTCCCTATGGCCTCATCTTTTTCTGACTGTAATATCATTCAGACTACAGAGAAGTCATCTGTGTGTAATCAGTGTGGAAATTCTTTCAGCTGTTGTTGTAAGCGCATATACCAGAGAACACAAACTGGAGAAAAGCCCTTCGAATGTACTCATTGTGGGAAATCTTTTAGTCAGAGCTATGACCTTGTCGTACATCAGAGGAcacacactggagagaagccctatgAGTGCGACCTATGTGGGAAATCCTTCACCCAGCGATCCAAACTTATTACGCATCAGcgaattcacactggagaaaaaccgTATCAGTGTGTTGAATGTGGAAAATCCTTCAGGTGGAACTCTAACCTCATTgtacatcagagaattcatactggagagaaaccgtaCGAGTGCACTCACTGTGGAAAGTCCTTCAGCCAAAGCTATGAGTTAGTTACACATACAAGAACCCACACTGGAGAAAAGCCCTTCAAATGTACTCAATGTGGGAAATCTTTCAGCCAGAAGTATGATCTTGTCGTACATCAGAGGAcacacactggagagaagccctatgAGTGCAACCTGTGTGGGAAATCCTTCTCCCAGAGTTCCAAACTTATTACTCATCAGcgaattcacactggagaaaaaccgTATCTGTGTATCGAATGTGGGAAATCCTTCAGGTGGAACTCTAACCTTGTCAtccatcagagaattcatactggggaGAAACCGTACGAGTGCACTCACTGTGGAAAGTCCTTCAGCCAAAGCTATCAATTAGTTGCACATAAAAGAACTCATACTGGAGAAAAGCCCTATGAATGTAACCAGTGTGGAAAAGCCTTCAATCGAAGCACTCAGCTCATCAGGCATCTGCAAATTCACACTGGGGAAAAGCCGTACAAATGCAATCAGTGTGATAAAGCCTTTGCGAGGAGCTCCTACCTTGTGAtgcatcagagaactcacactgGTGAGAAACCTTTTGAGTGCAGTCggtgtgggaaagcctttacaGGGAGCTCTAACCTTCTTTCCCATCAGAGAATTCattctggagagaaaccctacgaatgtaGTGACTGTGGGAAATCCTTCCGGCAGCGATCTCAGCTTGTAGTGCATCGACGGacacatactggagagaaaccttag